CGTTGCGAGCGAGCGCGAGGACCGGTGCGAAGGACTGTGCGGCGATCGGACTCAAGAGTCCGATGTCGGAAGAGGATCCGGCTTCGTCGAAGAACCTCGCGATGACCGTGATCTGGCTGGGCGTCGGGATCGGTCGTAGCTGCCGGGTGTCCTCGAACACGATCACGGTTCGACCGGAGTAGTCCATTCCTACAGATGGTTGTGCCTGACGCTCGGTCTGGTCCTCTTGCACCGGCACCGGACCGGAGACCGGCCATTGGGAGTTGCCCGCCGAGGCGACAAGCGCGGCCAGTCCGCAAGCGAGACGGAGCCCAGCCGTGGCTCGGTGGCGCGGGGAGGCTCGACGATGGGGGCTCACCAGCGATCGTCCTGGGCGAGTGGGGTGCCAGTGAGCATTGTCCCAGTCGGCGGCAGCGCTGTCGATGCACGAAGGAGTGGGATCGGCCTTTCCTGGCCGTGCGGGTCGGCGCCGGATCGCGGCGGGGTTGGCTCGGGGAACGGGGCAGGGTATGATCCTCGTTCCGTCCGCTCTCCGGGTCCCGGAGCCGCGGTCGCTTCTCACGCTGGAGGAAGGAAACGAGATGGTCAAGATCCGTCTGCGCCGGATGGGCGCGACCAATGCGCCGTACTACCGCATCGTCGTCTCGGACTCGCGCAAGGTGCCGATGAGCGCGGCGATCGAGGAGATCGGCTACTACGACCCGCGTTCGAAGCCGGCCAAGGCTCACGTCGACGCGACCCGCCTCGACTACTGGGTGGCCCGTGGCGCCCAGTGCTCCGACACGGTCAAGAAGCTGGTCGCCCGGCAGAAGGTGTCGGCCTGAGCGAGGAGCCGTCCTTGGGCGCTCGCGAGGATCTCGTCGCCGTCGTTTCCCGGTTGGTCGATCGACCCGACCGGGTGAGGGTGCACGAGAGCGAGCGGGACGGCGTGGTCGAGCTGGTCATCGACACCGCCCCCGAGGACCGTGGCAAGGTGATCGGGCGTCAGGGACGCACGATCAACGCCCTCCGGTCGCTGCTCGCCGTCCGCGATGCCCGTCTGGGCGAACGCCATGTCCTCGACACGGGAGATGACTGAGCCGCCCGATCGCGTGCTGGTCGGCCGCGTCCTGCGTCCCCACGGTCTGCGCGGCGCCGTCCTGGTCGAGAGCCTTTCCGACAACAGTTCACGCTATCAACCCGGGGCCGAGCTGCTGCTCCGGCGTGAAGGGCGCCCCGCCGTCGCCATGCGGGTCGCCGAGCGTCGCGCCAACCCGCACGGACTGGTCGTCCGGTTCGACGGCGTCGAGTCGTGCGAGGCGGCTGAAGCGCTGCGCGGCGCCTGGCTCGAAGTCGACCGGAGCGAGGTGCCGCCACCGCCGGCCGGGAGCTACTGGATCTTCGACCTGCTGGGGAGCCGCTGCGTCGATTCGCGGCACGGCGAGCTCGGCACGCTTGCCGACCTCGTCGAGGACGGCGGCGGCACCGTGCTGAGGATCGTGCGGCCGGGGGCCGAATTGCTGGTGCCGTTCGTCGATCGCTTCGTCGTGGCGGTCGACGCGGCCGCGCGCGAGGTGCGGCTGGAGCTGCCCGAAGGGCTGGTGGAAGCGTGCACGTCGACGTCCTGACGATCTTCCCGGAGCTCTTCGGTCCGTTCCTCGCGACCTCGCTCATCGGCCGGGCGCGTCAGCGCGGCCTGCTCGAGGTCGAGGTGCACGACCTGCGGAGCTGGGGCGAGGGGCGCCATCGGACCGTCGACGACGTCCCCTACGGCGGGGGGGGTGGGATGGTGATGACCGCGCCGCCGTGGATTCGCGCGGTGCGGGCCGTTTCGGGCGAGCGCCGTCCCTGGCGGGTGTTGCTTTCGCCGCAGGGTGCACCGCTCGACGAGGCGAAGGTGCGGGAGCTGGCCGGCCGCGGGGCGCTCGTGCTGCTCTGCGGCCGCTACGAAGGGATCGACGAGCGGGTGCGGGAGACGGTGGTCGACGAAGAGGTGTCGATCGGCGACTTCGTGCTGTCCGGCGGGGAGCTGCCGGCGATGGTGCTGATCGAGGCGGTGTCGCGGCAGGTGCCCGGGGTGGTCCAACTCGCCGAGTCGGTCGAGCGGGACAGTTTCCGCGCCGGGCTCCTCGACCACCCCCACTACACCCGTCCGCCGGTGGTCGAGGGGCTGGCGGTCCCCGAGGTGCTGCTCTCGGGCAACCACGCCGAAATCGAGCGCTGGCGGGAGGCCGCCGCCCGCGCCGCCACGCTCCGCAAGCGGCCCGATTTGCTCGACCGAGTGCGCGTCTGCGAGAATCAGCGGCGCGAGCTCGGGCGGCAGGACCGGGAGGTCCGGCCGCCGGGGGTTGCAGTGTCGCCGGAGCATCGAGAATAATCGCGAGTTCACGTCGCGATGGACAGGGAAGATCGAGGACGCATCATCATGAATGAGTTGACGCGAGTCGAAGGCGCTTACCTGCGGGAGGGCATCCCATCCTTCCGTCCCGGCGACACCGTGCGGGTGCAGGTGCGAGTGGTCGAAGGGGACAAGGAGCGCTTGCAGGCGTTCCAGGGGGTGGTCATCTCCCGCAAGGGCGGCGGCACCCGCGAGATGTTCACCGTGCGCAAGATCTCCGGCGGCACCGGGGTGGAGCGGATCTTCCCCCTCCACTCGCCGAACGTCGACCGGATCGAAGTGCTGCGCCGCGGGCGCGTGCGCCGGGCGAAGCTGTACTACCTGCGCAATCTGCGCGGCAAGGCGGCGCGCATCGAGGAACGGCGCGACGAGCCGGGCAAGGCTGCAGCGAACGCGGGCTGACGCGCGGAGCCGGCGCGCAAGATCTGCCGGCGGGCAAGGAGGTCGGTTGTCGACCTGGATTCGTCTCGTGGCCGAGACCTGCCGTCTGCGCCGGGTGCGGGCGATCGAGGAGCAGCTCGCCCTGGCCGGCTACGGTCGGGTCGCGGGCGTGGACGAGGCCGGCCGCGGTGCCCTGGCCGGTCCGGTGGTCGCCGCCGCGGTGATTCCCGACCCGTCCCGGCCGATTCCCGGCGTCGACGACAGCAAGGCCCTTTCGCCCGAGAAGCGCGAAGCGCTCGCTCCCTGGATCGAGCGCAGCGCGCTCGCCTGGGCGGTCGTCGCGGTCGACGCGGCGACGATCGATTCCATCGACATCCTCCAGGCGACCCGGCTGGCGATGCGCCGCGCGCTCGCCGCGCTCGCCGTGCGCCCTGACGCGGTGATCACCGACGCCATGCCCTTCGACGACCTCGGCGTGCCCTGCCTCGCGGTCATTCACGGCGACGCCCTCTGCCACGCCGTGGGCTGTGCCTCGATCCTCGCCAAGGTGGGCCGCGACCGCATGCTGCGCGACCTCGATCGCGCTCATCCGGGCTACGGCCTGGCCGAGCACAAGGGTTACGGTGCCGCATCCCACCTCGCGGCGCTCGAGGCGCTCGGGCCGAGCCCGAGCCACCGGCTGACCTTCGGACGGGTGCTGCCGCGCCTGCGGGAGGCGGCCTGATGGCGCTGAACCGGGCCAAGGTAGTGCAGGAGGCCGAGCGCTTCGTCGCTCGGGGTCGCATCGGCTCGGCGATCAAGGAGTACCGGCGCCTGCTCGCCGAGAACCCCGACGACGTCTCGACGCTCAACCGCGTCGGCGATCTCTACGTCCAGAACGACCAGACCGAGGACGCGATCCGCCTCTTCTCGGACGTGGCCGAGCGCTACACGCGCGACGGCTTCCACACCCGGGCGATCGCCATCTTCAAGAAGATCATCCGCACCGATCCGACGCGGCTCGACGCTTACGAGCGCCTGGCCGAGCTCTATGCCCACGAGCGCCTGGTCAACGACGCGCTGCAGCAGTACCAGGTGCTCGTCGAGTACTACCTCAAGCACGCGAATCCGGCGTCGGCCTCGAAGATCCTGCAGAAGATGGCGGCGGTGCAGCCGGACGATCCGACGCTGCTGCTGCGCCTCGCCGAGCTCTATGAGCGACAGAAGCTGCACGACAAGGCGCTTGCCGAGTACCGCAAGATCGCCGAGCTGATGCTGCGCCACGGCAAGGCCGAGGAGGCGCACAAGGTCTTCGCGCGCGCCCTCGAGCTGGCGCCGCAGGACCTGAGCTTCGTCACCGACATGGTGCTCGGCCTCAAGGACGCCGGCCACCTCGGCCTCGCCGCTCGTCTTCTGACGCGCGCCGTCGAGCTCAACCCGCTGGCGGAGCGGATCGCCAAGCTCGCCGGCGGGCTCGGCCGAACGACTCAGGCCGTCCCGGTCGTCGCGCCTCCGCCGGCCGCCGATCCGGTCTGGGAGCTCGCACCCGCCGAGCCCGACCCGCTGCCTTCCGCTCCGCCGGTCTCGTCCCCCTTCGCGCCGCCGGCGGCGACCGAGTGGAATCCCGAGCCGCTCGGAGAAGAGGACCTGGTCATCGACCTGGATCTCGACAGCGCTGCGCCGCTCGCCGGTCTCGACGTCATCGGACCGGTGCCGGCGATGCCGGCGCCGTCGCGCCAGGACACGGCGCCGCCGGTCTTTTCTGCCGACGAGATCGAGATCGAGCTGGAGCTCGACGACGACGCGCATCCCTCGACCTGGGTCGAGCCGCCCTCGGACATGCTGGCGTCGCCCGTCCGGCAGGCGTTCGAGGCGCCGGGGCCGGCGCCCCAGGCGTTCTCGCTCGATCTCGGACCGGACGAGGGAGAGTCGTTCGCCGGCGAGGTCGTCCCGTCGGCCGACCTGCCGCCGGACATCGACTGGAACTTCGAAGATGCCGCGCTCGACCTCGACGTGGAGCTGCCGGAGATCTCGCTGGACGCCTCCGATCCCCACCTCTCGCTTTCGGCTTCGCCGGCGATGCCGGAGGTCGGATCGGGTGCCAACGGCCTGACGACGGTGCCGCTCGACACCGCGGCGCTCGAGCGCTCGGTGCAGGAGATCCAGCGCAAGCCGCCGCCGCGCGAAGCCGAGTTGCTCGCCGAGGCGGAGGTCTTTGCCAAGTACGAGCTGATGGAGAAGGCGCTCGACCGCGTGCGCGAAGTGCTCCAGATGAGCCCCAAGCACCTCGGCGCGCTCGCGCTCGCCGTCCAGCTCCACATGAAGGAAGGCAAGCCCGAGCGCGCGCTGTCGCGGGCCCAGCAGCTCGCTCGAGCGGCGACCGAAGCCGGCAAGCCGGAGGCCTGGAGCTCCGTCCGGCAGAAGCTGATTCACGCCGGGCTCGATCTTTCGGGGGCCGAGTTCGCCATCGCCTCGCACGAGGATGGGTTGTCCCAGCTGGTCGATTCGCTGGTGCCGCATCCGCCGCGCCGGCCGAGTGCGCCGGCAGCGGCGGCCAAGCCCACCCGGCCGGCCAAGCCCGCTAAACAGATCGAGGCCGAGCTCGATCTCCTGGCCTCGCAGGTGCTGACCAAGCCGGTGAAGGGCAAGCCGAAGGCCGCCCCGCCGCGGGCGGTCGCCGCGGAGGCTCCTCCGACCGCTTCGGCGCCGCCGGTCCCGCCGGCGATCCCCGAGATCCCGGCGCCGCGCGCCGCTACCCCGACGCCGCGGGCGGACGAACGGCTCGAGCTGCCGCCGCCGGCGTTCTCGTCCGGTCCGGGGTTCGGCGCCGCCGACCACGACGGCCTCGGCGCGGTCGACGAGGACGAGTTGCCAGGGATCCGCATTCCGATGAAGCCGGCAACGGCCAGGCCGGCGCCCGCGCCCGCGCGGCAGGCCGCCTCGCCCGACGAGCTCGACTGGCTGGACGACGCGCTCGCCAAGGCCCCGGCGGCGCAGCAGGCCGACGAGAAGCTCTTCGACGACGAAGAGGGGTTCTTCGATCTCGCCGCCGAGCTCGAGCAGGAGCTGTCGAAGGACGACCTCTTCGACGGCGGCGACCTGCTGCCGATGCCCAAAGAGCCGTCGCTCGAGGAGATCGTCGAAGGGTTCAAGAAGGGCGTCGCCGAGAGCCTCTCGCCCGAGGACGTCGACACGCACTACAACCTCGGCATCGCCTACCGTGAGATGGGCCTGCTCGACGACGCCATCGGCGAGTTCCAGGTCGCCGCCAAGGACCCGCGCTACCTCGTCGAGTGCTCGTCGATGCTGGGCATCTGTTTCCTCGACAAGGGGTTGCCCGAGCTCGCGGTGAAGTGGTACCGGCGGGCGCTCGATTCCCCGGGGCTCAACGAGGAGACGTCGCTCGGCCTGCTCTACGATCTGGGCAACGCCCAGATGGCCGCCGGCGACAAGGCCGCCGCGCGCGAGACCTTCGGCGAGGTCTACGGCGCCAACGCGAACTTCCGCGACATCGCCGCGGTCCTCGCCGAGCTCGGCGCCGACGCCTGACCGGGCTCGCCGGCCCTCACCAACCCAGCAGGTAGGCGAAGACGAGCGGCGCGACGATCGTCGCGTCGGACTCGATGATGTGCTTGGGCGTCGGCACGTCGAGCTTGCCCCAGGTGATCTTCTCGTTCGGCACGGCCCCGGAATAGGAGCCGTAGCTGGTGGTCGAGTCGCTGATCTGGCAGAAATAGCCCCAGAACGGGATGTCGTGGATGCCCATGTCCTGATAGAGCATCGGCACGACGCAGATCGGGAAGTCGCCGGCGATGCCGCCGCCGATCTGGAAGAAGCCGATCGACGACTTGGCGCTCTCGGCGCGGTACCACTCGGCGAGGAAGGTCATGTACTCGATGCCGGTGCGCACCGTGTGGACGTTCTTGATGTTCCCCTTGAGGACGTGGCCGGCGTACATGTTGCCGAGCGTGGCGTCTTCCCAGCCGGGGACGATCATCGGCAGGTTCTTCTCCGCCGCGGCCATCAGCCAGGAGTCCTTCGGGTCGATCTGATAGCTGCCGGCGAGCTTGCCGGAGAGCAGGATGCGATACATGAACTGGTGCGGGAAGAGCCGTTCGCCGCGCGCGTCGGCGGCCTGCCACTCCTCGAGCACCGCCCGCTCGATGCGGCGCATCGCCTCCTCTTCGGGGATGCAGGTGTCGGTGACCCGATTGAGGTGCCGGTCGAGCAGGTCGCGCTCCTCTCCGGGGGTCAGGTCGCGATAGTTCGGCACCATGACGTAGTGGTCGTGCGCCACCAGGTTGAAGACGTCCTCTTCGAGGTTCGCCCCGGTGCAGCTGATGACGTGGACCATGTCGCGGCGGATCATCTCGGCGAGCGAGAGCCCGAGCTCGGCGGTCGACATCGCCCCGGCGAGCGTCACCATCATCTTGCCGCCGCCGGCCAGGTGCTTCTCGTAGTCGGCCGCTGCCCGCACCAGGGCCGCCGCGTTGAAGTGCCGATAGTGGTGCTCGATGAACGAACGAATCGGGGTGCTGGCCACGTCCACTCCTCCTTGCCGGGCCCGGGCCGGGAGGGCGCGGGCGGGCCGAGCGGTGATTCTCTAACAATTGCCGGCCTGCCGGGGGAGAAGCGAAGGGCGTCTCCCGCCACCCATCGCGGCTAGAATCCGTGGCCTGCGGGAGACCCGTCCCGCTCCGGTCGCCGCGGCGGCCTCTTCAACCACCGGCCGGACGAGCTCGTCCGAGCTCGACGAAAGGAAGTCCCATGACCCGCACCGTGGTTCTGCTCCCCGGCGACGGCATCGGCCCCGAGGTCACGGCCGCCACCGTCCGCGTGCTCGAGGCCGCCGGCGCTCGATTCGACTGGGAGACGCACTCGGCCGGCGCCGAGGCGCTGGCGAGACTCGGCGATCCGCTCCCCGCCGACGTGCTCGACTCGATCCGCCGCCAC
This genomic window from Holophagales bacterium contains:
- the rpsP gene encoding 30S ribosomal protein S16 yields the protein MVKIRLRRMGATNAPYYRIVVSDSRKVPMSAAIEEIGYYDPRSKPAKAHVDATRLDYWVARGAQCSDTVKKLVARQKVSA
- a CDS encoding KH domain-containing protein, with the protein product MGAREDLVAVVSRLVDRPDRVRVHESERDGVVELVIDTAPEDRGKVIGRQGRTINALRSLLAVRDARLGERHVLDTGDD
- the rimM gene encoding 16S rRNA processing protein RimM — translated: MTEPPDRVLVGRVLRPHGLRGAVLVESLSDNSSRYQPGAELLLRREGRPAVAMRVAERRANPHGLVVRFDGVESCEAAEALRGAWLEVDRSEVPPPPAGSYWIFDLLGSRCVDSRHGELGTLADLVEDGGGTVLRIVRPGAELLVPFVDRFVVAVDAAAREVRLELPEGLVEACTSTS
- the trmD gene encoding tRNA (guanosine(37)-N1)-methyltransferase TrmD, whose translation is MHVDVLTIFPELFGPFLATSLIGRARQRGLLEVEVHDLRSWGEGRHRTVDDVPYGGGGGMVMTAPPWIRAVRAVSGERRPWRVLLSPQGAPLDEAKVRELAGRGALVLLCGRYEGIDERVRETVVDEEVSIGDFVLSGGELPAMVLIEAVSRQVPGVVQLAESVERDSFRAGLLDHPHYTRPPVVEGLAVPEVLLSGNHAEIERWREAAARAATLRKRPDLLDRVRVCENQRRELGRQDREVRPPGVAVSPEHRE
- the rplS gene encoding 50S ribosomal protein L19, with translation MNELTRVEGAYLREGIPSFRPGDTVRVQVRVVEGDKERLQAFQGVVISRKGGGTREMFTVRKISGGTGVERIFPLHSPNVDRIEVLRRGRVRRAKLYYLRNLRGKAARIEERRDEPGKAAANAG
- a CDS encoding ribonuclease HII, which codes for MAGYGRVAGVDEAGRGALAGPVVAAAVIPDPSRPIPGVDDSKALSPEKREALAPWIERSALAWAVVAVDAATIDSIDILQATRLAMRRALAALAVRPDAVITDAMPFDDLGVPCLAVIHGDALCHAVGCASILAKVGRDRMLRDLDRAHPGYGLAEHKGYGAASHLAALEALGPSPSHRLTFGRVLPRLREAA
- a CDS encoding tetratricopeptide repeat protein, with amino-acid sequence MALNRAKVVQEAERFVARGRIGSAIKEYRRLLAENPDDVSTLNRVGDLYVQNDQTEDAIRLFSDVAERYTRDGFHTRAIAIFKKIIRTDPTRLDAYERLAELYAHERLVNDALQQYQVLVEYYLKHANPASASKILQKMAAVQPDDPTLLLRLAELYERQKLHDKALAEYRKIAELMLRHGKAEEAHKVFARALELAPQDLSFVTDMVLGLKDAGHLGLAARLLTRAVELNPLAERIAKLAGGLGRTTQAVPVVAPPPAADPVWELAPAEPDPLPSAPPVSSPFAPPAATEWNPEPLGEEDLVIDLDLDSAAPLAGLDVIGPVPAMPAPSRQDTAPPVFSADEIEIELELDDDAHPSTWVEPPSDMLASPVRQAFEAPGPAPQAFSLDLGPDEGESFAGEVVPSADLPPDIDWNFEDAALDLDVELPEISLDASDPHLSLSASPAMPEVGSGANGLTTVPLDTAALERSVQEIQRKPPPREAELLAEAEVFAKYELMEKALDRVREVLQMSPKHLGALALAVQLHMKEGKPERALSRAQQLARAATEAGKPEAWSSVRQKLIHAGLDLSGAEFAIASHEDGLSQLVDSLVPHPPRRPSAPAAAAKPTRPAKPAKQIEAELDLLASQVLTKPVKGKPKAAPPRAVAAEAPPTASAPPVPPAIPEIPAPRAATPTPRADERLELPPPAFSSGPGFGAADHDGLGAVDEDELPGIRIPMKPATARPAPAPARQAASPDELDWLDDALAKAPAAQQADEKLFDDEEGFFDLAAELEQELSKDDLFDGGDLLPMPKEPSLEEIVEGFKKGVAESLSPEDVDTHYNLGIAYREMGLLDDAIGEFQVAAKDPRYLVECSSMLGICFLDKGLPELAVKWYRRALDSPGLNEETSLGLLYDLGNAQMAAGDKAAARETFGEVYGANANFRDIAAVLAELGADA
- a CDS encoding deoxyhypusine synthase family protein, encoding MASTPIRSFIEHHYRHFNAAALVRAAADYEKHLAGGGKMMVTLAGAMSTAELGLSLAEMIRRDMVHVISCTGANLEEDVFNLVAHDHYVMVPNYRDLTPGEERDLLDRHLNRVTDTCIPEEEAMRRIERAVLEEWQAADARGERLFPHQFMYRILLSGKLAGSYQIDPKDSWLMAAAEKNLPMIVPGWEDATLGNMYAGHVLKGNIKNVHTVRTGIEYMTFLAEWYRAESAKSSIGFFQIGGGIAGDFPICVVPMLYQDMGIHDIPFWGYFCQISDSTTSYGSYSGAVPNEKITWGKLDVPTPKHIIESDATIVAPLVFAYLLGW